The Pseudomonas sp. R4-35-07 nucleotide sequence GGAAGACCTGGGCAGGACGGGATACGAAAGTCCTTTTGTACCCGAGCCAGTTCTGCCAGCGGATCGCCGCATTCAGTCCTGATGGACAGTTCGCCGTCGCGATAAAGGCGCAGGCCCCCTTCATCAGCGCGTTATCGAGCGATTTGATTTCCAGTCACTGTGTAAGGGTTACCGGATTTATGTATCCGTCACACCTTTGACAATCATCGTTTCTTTGTAATGACGTCACTCATGTATTGATGCAAGTCACGCAGATCATTCACGCTCCAGGCATGTGGCGGTATCTTCACGCCATTCTCTCGCAACGTTTTTGGAATCAGGCTTCCACTGGGGCGAAGTATTATTGAGGACACAATCACGCCCGGATAATCATTGAGACGCTTCTTGAACGCAGCCGTTGTAAGGTCTGGCGTTGGTGGATTGCTTTTATTGGCCAGCGGCCCTGTTCCCTTGATGTCGGGGCCGTGACACACGGCGCATCGCTGTAC carries:
- a CDS encoding c-type cytochrome codes for the protein MKRSLIGLLGFLSLLQTSLSFADNANGKALFVQRCAVCHGPDIKGTGPLANKSNPPTPDLTTAAFKKRLNDYPGVIVSSIILRPSGSLIPKTLRENGVKIPPHAWSVNDLRDLHQYMSDVITKKR